From Candidatus Neomarinimicrobiota bacterium:
GGCTGGAGTGGTTGGCACCCTTTGATGCCAGTCCTGATCGCTATCATCATAATCGAACTGGTGAGGACAATGGGGATGCCCATCATAAGCGTCAGATCATGGGTCGCGAAGTAGTGGTAGCTATTACCAAAGGTCGGCTAGACTTTGGCAACTGGGAACAGATCTTTTATGGTGAATTCGATGGCCGCCGGAATAAGCGGG
This genomic window contains:
- a CDS encoding secondary thiamine-phosphate synthase enzyme YjbQ yields the protein MKSTTKYLHFNVPERMGFVNITRDVEVIVHDSGIQEGLCLVNAMHITASVFINDEESGLKEDYKRWLEWLAPFDASPDRYHHNRTGEDNGDAHHKRQIMGREVVVAITKGRLDFGNWEQIFYGEFDGRRNKR